One Silene latifolia isolate original U9 population chromosome 4, ASM4854445v1, whole genome shotgun sequence DNA segment encodes these proteins:
- the LOC141653587 gene encoding protein TIC 56, chloroplastic-like: MASFNLGSFTSNFFNWFEKPPHPISLPNLFSLTLSPKPLFSSLSLSPNSPKKPSENPSKYQQMLEQYYWECENRPDVRHTPQVEKLLKEDPIFETKENPTEEELEENKRWWEEFRKNPVVEFLIRAEEIADMINEMELKENEKPYRSEDKKLWKSVPHVRGLDGRPMVRKTIKSKRESDDKFWDFARQFFFGLWGFRQRPYPPGKPIDAAQAIGYKRLEKRYYDFIMKTGGWFYKDRLGRSRGPCELIQLKTAWGAGIIDTDTFIWGEDMDEWAPIGMVYGLEPAIATWEVKLGAAATAFLHKLQKGMNPWVPLKGHEKKTYKQLQEEAIESKNRDLAVLKANDGIWPGVRAPSHTLFLWASGSELTTLLEEDHMPNKFIPKHLRQQLAKAIPGLRPWEVLSIEQAMDQLTYGGEWYRKPLGSYTTGPPYIRHWNKDVMRLFKIFFHLSTKVYNRLERLIPGFDKVLEQVQEDAVAQNEARLLRRKAEREAEETGKYGRSLRP; encoded by the exons ATGGCTTCCTTCAACTTAGGTTCATTCACATCTAACTTCTTCAACTGGTTTGAAAAACCACCACACCCCATTTCACTCCCAAATCTCTTCTCCCTAACCCTATCTCCAAAACCTCTCTTTTCATCCCTCTCCCTCTCCCCAAACTCCCCTAAAAAACCCTCAGAAAACCCATCAAAATACCAACAAATGTTGGAACAATATTACTGGGAATGTGAGAATCGTCCTGATGTCAGACACACCCCTCAAGTTGAAAAACTCTTAAAAGAAGACCCAATCTTTGAGACCAAAGAAAACCCAACTGAGGAAGAATTGGAAGAGAATAAAAGATGGTGGGAAGAGTTTAGGAAAAACCCAGTTGTTGAATTCTTAATTAGGGCTGAAGAGATTGCTGATATGATTAATGAAATGGAACTTAAGGAAAACGAGAAACCCTATCGGAGTGAGGATAAGAAGCTTTGGAAGAGTGTTCCTCATGTTCGTGGGTTAGATGGTAGACCTATGGTTAGGAAAACTATTAAGTCTAAGAGAGAATCTGATGATAAGTTTTGGGATTTTGCAAGACAGTTCTTTTTTGGTTTGTGGGGGTTTCGACAGCGTCCGTATCCACCTGGGAAGCCTATTGATGCTGCTCAGGCTATTGGGTATAAGCGGCTCGAGAAGCGCTATTATGATT TCATAATGAAAACTGGTGGCTGGTTCTACAAGGATCGGTTGGGCCGTTCAAGAGGACCATGTGAGCTTATTCAGCTTAAGACTGCATGGGGTGCCGGCATCATCGACACTGATACATTCATATGGGGAGAGGACATGGATGAGTGGGCGCCTATAGGCATGGTTTATGGATTGGAGCCAGCAATTGCCACTTGGGAAG TCAAGCTCGGAGCAGCTGCTACAGCATTTCTTCATAAGCTTCAGAAAGGAATGAATCCATGGGTTCCACTTAAGGGACACGAAAAGAAAACCTATAAGCAATTGCAAGAGGAGGCTATAGAAAGTAAGAATCGTGATTTGGCTGTACTCAAGGCCAATGATGGTATCTGGCCTGGAGTTAGAGCTCCAAGCCATACTCTGTTCCTGTGGGCTAGTGGTTCTGAGCTGACTACTCTTTTGGAAGAAGACCACATGCCGAACAAGTTTATACCGAAACATTTAAG GCAGCAGTTGGCCAAAGCCATCCCTGGTTTGAGGCCGTGGGAAGTTTTGAGTATTGAACAAGCAATGGATCAACTAACATATGGGGGAGAATGGTATCGGAAACCCCTGGGCTCATACACGACAGGCCCTCCGTACATAAGGCACTGGAACAAAGATGTTATG AGGCTGTTCAAGATTTTCTTTCACCTCAGTACTAAAGTATACAACAGACTGGAGCGATTGATTCCTGGTTTTGATAAAGTCCTGGAGCAGGTCCAGGAAGATGCTGTTGCACAAAATGAAGCAAGGTTACTGAGGAGGAAAGCAGAGAGGGAAGCTGAGGAGACGGGAAAATATGGGCGATCTTTGCGGCCGTGA